The following proteins come from a genomic window of Gossypium raimondii isolate GPD5lz chromosome 5, ASM2569854v1, whole genome shotgun sequence:
- the LOC105771407 gene encoding protein S-acyltransferase 11, giving the protein MAESGKQHLVTAVTEEKGTTCWGCGLGLLLPTLGPAFKCGWCGAITNHNLNKTQNQCLLWRRLRDRCFVSFLFSFMLFVICGGVWAAFPIIFLVSYTSGIVHSVITTILALTTISTFGLSAFQCAGAPPMILWGSYTVVGKGELENYTFCHYCSKPKSPRAHHCRSCGMCILDMDHHCPFIGNCVGAANHRHFIAFLISAIFSTIYVTVMCAYTSFLIWPPLRYKPPEHSTIFSTGLMMLASREGFVALLSSAMELPVRGLVLIYLFIASISVEISLSVLLWQQLCYIYEGRTYLSHLSSREGDHVKEKDCQNLLRFFGCRYSKLRFLPTLRNSRKRHKT; this is encoded by the exons ATGGCTGAATCGGGCAAG CAACATCTTGTAACAGCAGTGACGGAGGAGAAAGGAACAACGTGCTGGGGATGTGGATTGGGGCTCCTCCTTCCAACACTCGGACCGGCTTTCAAGTGCGGATGGTGTGGAGCCATTACAAATCATAAcctaaataaaacccaaaaccaatgTCTTCTCTGGAGGCGCTTGCGTGATCGTTGCTttgtctcttttcttttcagtttcATGCTCTTTGTCATAT GTGGCGGGGTATGGGCAGCGTTTCCCATTATTTTCTTGGTAAGTTATACCAGCGGGATTGTTCATTCTGTCATAACGACAATCTTGGCATTGACGACTATTTCCACCTTCGGTCTATCGGCATTCCAATGCGCCGGCGCACCTCCGATGATATTGTGGGGAAGCTATACGGTTGTGGGGAAAGGTGAGCTTGAAAACTATACCTTCTGCCATTACTGTTCCAAGCCCAAATCTCCGAGAGCACATCACTGCCGTTCCTGTGGAATGTGTATATTGGATATGGATCATCACTGTCCTTTT ATAGGGAACTGTGTAGGCGCAGCGAATCATCGGCACTTCATAGCTTTTCTAATTTCAGCTATATTCAGCACAATTTACGTAACAGTGATGTGTGCATATACGAGTTTCCTTATATGGCCGCCATTGAGGTACAAACCGCCAGAACACTCGACCATTTTCAGCACGGGTCTGATGATGTTGGCAAGCAGGGAAGGTTTTGTGGCATTGTTAAGCTCAGCAATGGAACTGCCGGTAAGAGGGTtggttttaatttatcttttcattgcCAGCATATCGGTGGAGATAAGTTTAAGCGTACTGCTATGGCAGCAACTGTGTTACATATACGAAGGGCGAACATACCTCAGCCATTTGAGTTCACGGGAAGGGGATCAtgtgaaagaaaaagattgcCAGAATCTATTGCGCTTCTTCGGGTGTCGGTATTCGAAGTTGAGATTCTTGCCCACTCTGCGGAATTCGCGAAAGAGACACAAGACGTGA
- the LOC105771406 gene encoding transcriptional adapter ADA2a has translation MGRSRTVSRPTEEDLNQRSKRKKTASGSVDNVELPSAGLGQVPSEAKGPALYHCNYCNKDLSGMVRIKCAVCPDFDLCVECFSVGAEITPHKCNHPYRVMDNLSFPLICPDWNADEEILLLEAIEMYGFGNWAEVAEHVGTKSKSQCIDHYNAIYMNSPCFPLPDLSHVMGKSREELLAMAKGNGLVKKEFTTHGELTLKQESPAGAKVKYETPRKEDPAHQSSSSLTGEIGSHIDSRSGGNTFLGTGKKTSNMAQIKDGIKVEEPQADRSIGEKKPRVFTEEEPSMTELSGYNFKRQEFEIEYDNDAEQLLADMEFKDTDTKAERELKLRVLHIYSKRLDERKRRKDFILERNLLYPDPFERNLSPEEKEIYQRYKVFMRFHSKEEHRELLKSVIEEHRIVKRIQELQEARAAGCRTAAEANKFIEQKRKKEAEENAQRLKESVQAGPSGKVLLHGSPRGIVRGSPGLQPFSKESSTVLGQTTLSTLDDWDITGFIGADLLSDSEKQLCSEIRILPSHYLSMLQTLSMEIMKGNISKKSDAHNLFKVEPSKVDRVYDMLVKKGIVQV, from the exons ATGGGTCGATCGAGGACAGTCTCTCGTCCAACTGAAGAGGATCTCAATCAAAG atccaaaaggaaaaagacTGCGTCTGGTAGTGTCGACAATGTAGAGCTTCCATCAGCAG GTCTTGGGCAAGTACCGAGTGAAGCAAAAGGGCCAGCATTGTATCATTGTAATTACTGTAACAAGGATCTTTCTGGAATGGTTCGGATTAAGTGTGCAGTTTGTCCAGATTTTGATCTTTGTGTCGAATGCTTTTCTGTTGGAGCTGAAATTACTCCTCACAAGTGCAATCATCCATACAGGGTTATG GACAATTTGTCTTTCCCACTTATTTGTCCAGACTGGAATGCGGATGAGGAGATATTGCTTCTTGAG GCTATTGAAATGTATGGATTTGGGAATTGGGCTGAAGTTGCAGAACATGTTGGAACCAAGAGCAAATCACAATGTATTGATCACTATAATGCTATATACATGAACTCTCCTTGTTTTCCTCTCCCA GACTTGTCTCATGTTATGGGAAAGAGCAGGGAAGAGCTCCTTGCTATGGCCAAAGGGAATGGTCTAGTCAAAAAAG AGTTCACCACACATGGTGAGCTTACCCTGAAACAAGAGTCTCCTGCTGGTGCAAAAGTCAA ATATGAGACACCAAGAAAGGAAGATCCAGCTCATCAATCCTCATCTAGCTTAACTGGAG AAATAGGGTCCCATATTGATTCAAGGAGTGGTGGTAACACATTCCTAGGTACTGGTAAAAAGACCTCCAACATGGCCCAGATTAAAGATGGCATTAAAGTAGAAG AACCTCAAGCAGACAGGAGCATTGGTGAGAAAAAGCCTAGGGTTTTCACTGAGGAGGAACCGTCTATGACTGAGCTGAGTGGCTATAATTTCAAGAGGCAGGAATTTGAGATTGAATATGATAATGATGCGGAGCAATTATTGGCAGATATGGAATTTAAGGATACTGACACCAAGGCTGAGCGTGAATTGAAGTTGCGTGTATTACATATCTACTCAAAAAG GCTTGATGAGAGGAAGCGTAGGAAggactttattttggaaagaaATTTACTTTACCCTGATCCATTCGAGAGAAACCTCTCACCTGAGGAGAAGGAGATATATCAGCGTTACAAGGTGTTTATGCGCTTCCACTCGAAAGAAGAGCATCGGGAGTTGCTTAAGAGTGTCATAGAGGAACATCGGATTGTCAAAAGAATACAAGAACTTCAG GAAGCTCGAGCTGCTGGTTGCCGAACCGCTGCTGAAGCCAATAAATTTATTGAACAGAAGAGGAAAAAGGAAGCTGAAGAAAATGCCCAGAGACTGAAGGAAAGTGTACAAGCTGGTCCTAGTGGTAAAGTGTTATTGCATGGCAGTCCGAGGGGTATTGTGAGGGGTTCCCCTGGTTTACAACCTTTTAGTAAAGAATCTTCAACTGTCTTAGGACAAACTACATTAAGCACTTTGGATGATTGGGATATCACTGGATTCATAGGAGCCGATTTATTGTCTGATTCT GAGAAACAGCTTTGCAGTGAGATCAGAATACTGCCTTCACATTATCTCTCAATGTTGCAAACCTTATCAATGGAGATTATGAAGGGAAATATTAGcaagaaatctgatgctcacAACCTGTTCAAAGTTGAACCGAGCAAGGTGGATAGGGTGTATGATATGTTGGTAAAAAAGGGGATTGTTCAAGTTTGA